A genomic segment from Chanos chanos chromosome 2, fChaCha1.1, whole genome shotgun sequence encodes:
- the rplp2b gene encoding large ribosomal subunit protein P2, which produces MRYVAAYLLAALGGKDSPQAGDIKKILESVGIEADDTRMEKVISELNGKNVEDVIAQGFSKLASVPSGGAVAVASSAAPSAGGAAAPAAAEEKKEEKKEESEESDDDMGFGLFD; this is translated from the exons ATGCGTTACGTTGCTGCTTACCTGCTTGCTGCCCTGGGGGGCAAAGATAGCCCTCAGGCAGGTGACATCAAGAAGATCCTGGAAAGTGTTGGCATTGAAGCCGATGACACCCGCATGGAGAAG GTGATTTCAGAGCTCAATGGCAAGAATGTTGAGGATGTGATCGCTCAAG GCTTTAGCAAACTTGCCAGTGTGCCATCTGGTGGCGCTGTAGCTGTTGCCAGCTCTGCTGCCCCCAGCGCAGGAGGAGCTGCCGCCCCTGCCGCCGCAG aggagaagaaagaagagaagaaggaggagtcTGAGGAGTCTGACGACGACATGGGCTTTGGACTGTTTGACTAA
- the saa gene encoding serum amyloid A, giving the protein MKLFLAGLVLVMVAVAHAQWYNFPGEAIGGARDMWRAYSDMREANWKNSDKYFHARGNYDAAKRGPGGRWAAEVISDARESVQTNSGRGHEDSAADQEANRWGRNGGDPNRYRPEGLPEKY; this is encoded by the exons ATGAAGCTGTTCCTTGCTGGACTGGTGCTGGTTATGGTTGCGGTTGCTCATGCCCAGTGGTACAACTTCCCTGGAGAAGCCATTGGAG GTGCCAGAGACATGTGGCGTGCATACAGCGACATGAGAGAGGCCAACTGGAAGAACTCTGACAAGTACTTCCATGCCCGAGGAAACTATGACGCAGCAAAACGAGGCCCTGGGGGCAGATGGGCTGCCGAGGTGATCAG TGATGCGCGGGAATCGGTGCAGACAAACTCTGGCAGAGGACATGAGGACTCAGCAGCTGACCAGGAGGCAAATCGCTGGGGACGAAACGGTGGTGATCCCAATCGCTACAGACCCGAAGGTCTTCCTGAAAAGTATTAA